TTAACAAGCTGCATGCCAATACTTATACCGTTTACAGTATCAACGCTCCCCCTCTTACCATGCTTAACCCAAGGCAAGCTGGCATTGTTGGCGATGTAGTGATTGAGGCATTCTCCCGCTTAGGCCATAAAGTGTCGCTGCAAGAAGTTCCTTGGAAGCGAGCTCAACGTATTACCAGTGAGGGCGAAAATCTATTTATCATGCCGCTAGCCCTATTACCTTCTCGCGAAAATCATTTTACCTGGGTGGCTTACATCATGGATCTAGAGCGCAGCTTTGCCACTACTCATCTGCGCATTGATAGTTACCAACAAGCCAAGGAACAGCTCAACAAGATTGGTGTAGGTCAGGGCTCAGCGCAAACTCAAATTCTACAAGACAAACTCTTCGACAATAACCAAATCGTAGAGCTAAAAATTGGCTCGGCAAGCGCTAGAATGTTGCAACTAGGGCGTGTTGACGCCTGGTTTAATGGAACACCTGAAACCATTTGGTATTGGAATCAGCAATTTCCAAAGCAAGCGCTGATAATTGGCGATTCGGTTGCAACTAATTTGCTGTTCTTAGCAGCATCAAAAAACTCAGATCCTGAGTTAGTTCAGCAGATATCTATCCAGATACAGCAGCTACACGACGAAGGTTTTGTTGAAAAAACCAAACAGCACTACTTAACCCCGTAGTAAACTCAAAAGTCAGCGTTGCTAAGAGTAATAAGACTTAGATTTGTTAATCAACGGAACAATACTGGCGCCTTGCACCAAAATTGAAAATACCACCACTGCATAAGTCATCACCAAAATCATCTCCCGAACGTCGATATTCTTCTCGGGTAGCACCATTACTCCAGCGGGTACCGACATCGCCATAGCCAAGGCCAAACCGCCCCGCAAGCCACCCCAAGTTAAAATGGGCACCGACATTGGATTGTATTTTCTAAACAGTGAAAAACCTAAATAGGGAAGAGCCACACTGACTAAGCGACTTAGTAAAACCAAGGGAATAGCCAGCAACATTAACCACAGATCTTCTAGATGAAATACAAAGCTGATTAGCACTAAGCCTATGAGTAAGAACAACAGATTATTTAAAAACTCTTCAAGTACATGCCATAGGTGGTCAAAACTTTGTTTACTGGCTTGGGTAAAGTGGCGCTCACGAGTGATATTACCAATATAAATGCCAGCAACCACCATTGCCAAGGCACCCGACACTCCTAGCTGCTCAGCAAAGACAAAACCAGCTGTCGGAATAGCTAAACTCACCAATAGTTCTAGCGAGTCATCCTCGGTATGTTTAATCAAATAGTTAGCGACTAAGCCTAAAACAAAGCTATAGATCACCCCACCACCTGCTTCATGTAAAAATAACCAAGAAATAGCAGGAACACTTACGCTTTGATGGGAAAAGGCGATGCCAAAAACCGACACAAACATTACCAAGCCAAAACCGTCATTAAACAAAGATTCGCCCTCCACCTGAATCGCTATCTGCTGGGGTGCATTCATCTTCTTAACAATGGCGAGCACGGCAATCGGATCGGTAGGTGAAATTAGTGCACCGAATAACAGGCAGTAAATAAAGTCCAAAGGCAAACCAATGTAGGGCAATAGCCACCACAACAAGCTTGCGACTAAAAAGCTTGATAACAAGGTTGAAAACAGCGCCAATATGGCAATCTCAAGGCCTTGGCTGGCCAAATGCTTTAAGTTTATGCCCAAACCACCAGCAAATAACAAAAAACCCAACATGCCATGTAGCAGTAGATTCTGAAAGTTAATTGCGTTAATCGACTCGATAAGCTGTGGCAAGGAATTAAATAAGCCCGTCTCGCCTAGCAAAATCATCACTAGCGACAAAACAATAGAGGCTGCGGTGATAGTAATGGTTGATTGCACAGAACCCACTCGACTGTTGATATAGGCAATCAGCATGGCCAAGGCGGCCAGATAACACAGGCTGTAATAGGTTTCCAAGCGGGTAAGTCCCTTAACGAGGCAGCGAATGCTGCAAACTATATTTGCTTTTAGTATAGGCAAGACCGCCGCTAAACAAGCAATGCTTTGCCCTAGAAGAGCATTAACACCAGCTAATAGCGAGCTGACTAATCTGAGTTTTACGGGATAAAAAAACCAATAGCCAAAGAGGTTTAGCTGGCTATTGGTGAATTGAGTGCGCCGCTTAGGCTTAAGCTTGCATAGCGCGCAGTACTTCTAGGCAGGCCCCAATGGTGTGGTAGTCTATTTTTGCTCCCGGCCTTGCAACAAGCAGATCTTGCACTTGCCCTTCTCGGCTTAATACTCGCCACCAAGGTTTATGTTGCGCCTCGCAGAAAAACTGCCAACTGTATTTCCACAGGCTGTCGTAAGCACTCCAGTATTCCTGCTTGCCAGTTGCGCTTGCTAACAAGGCAGCAGCGGCAAACGACTCAGCCTGAACCCAAAAGTACTTTTCGTCATCACACACGGCGCCATCAGGCGCGATACCGTAGTAAAGACCACCATATTGATGGTCCCAAGCATTCTCCATGGCAAAGCCGAATAACTTCTCAGCACAGGGAATCAGCCACGAAGCCTGATGGTGGCGAGAAAGCATGACTAGTAATTTAGCCCACTCGGTTTGGTGGCCGGGCTGAAAGCCCCATGGGCGATAGAGGTTTTTGGGATCATCACGATTAAAATCCCAATCCACTTGCCAATCTGCTTGGTAGTGCTCCCAAATCAATCCATCTGTAGTGTAGCCTTGGCGTAAACAAATGTTTTGAGCAATAACAATGGCGCGATGCAAATAGCGCGGCTCTTGGGTCGCTTCATAGGCTGCGATCATCGCTTCACAGGCATGCATATTGGCATTTTGCCCGCGATAATCACTTAACACTTGCCAATCAGCGCTTGCTTCGTCTGCGTACAAGCCCCACTCCGCTTGCCAAAAGCGTTGCTCCATTAGTTCAAAAGTCGCTGCCAACTGTTGTTTCGCTCCGGCTCGGCCTAGTTTAACGGCGGCCGAGTACATTAACATCACAAACGCCAGTCCGTAGCAAAGGTTACTTTTGTCTATTGGACTGCCATCATCTAGAACCCAGTTATAAGCTTGGCGTTTCGGGTCAAAATGCTGTT
This genomic stretch from Agarivorans sp. Alg241-V36 harbors:
- a CDS encoding AGE family epimerase/isomerase; translation: MLPVFRSSQFLEQHVTALSQFYQQHAIDPQGGYFQALAPNGDAQEKGLKQLVSSTRLAYIFAHVGLQENNTEYLQLAEHGFKFVEQQHFDPKRQAYNWVLDDGSPIDKSNLCYGLAFVMLMYSAAVKLGRAGAKQQLAATFELMEQRFWQAEWGLYADEASADWQVLSDYRGQNANMHACEAMIAAYEATQEPRYLHRAIVIAQNICLRQGYTTDGLIWEHYQADWQVDWDFNRDDPKNLYRPWGFQPGHQTEWAKLLVMLSRHHQASWLIPCAEKLFGFAMENAWDHQYGGLYYGIAPDGAVCDDEKYFWVQAESFAAAALLASATGKQEYWSAYDSLWKYSWQFFCEAQHKPWWRVLSREGQVQDLLVARPGAKIDYHTIGACLEVLRAMQA
- a CDS encoding sodium:proton antiporter yields the protein METYYSLCYLAALAMLIAYINSRVGSVQSTITITAASIVLSLVMILLGETGLFNSLPQLIESINAINFQNLLLHGMLGFLLFAGGLGINLKHLASQGLEIAILALFSTLLSSFLVASLLWWLLPYIGLPLDFIYCLLFGALISPTDPIAVLAIVKKMNAPQQIAIQVEGESLFNDGFGLVMFVSVFGIAFSHQSVSVPAISWLFLHEAGGGVIYSFVLGLVANYLIKHTEDDSLELLVSLAIPTAGFVFAEQLGVSGALAMVVAGIYIGNITRERHFTQASKQSFDHLWHVLEEFLNNLLFLLIGLVLISFVFHLEDLWLMLLAIPLVLLSRLVSVALPYLGFSLFRKYNPMSVPILTWGGLRGGLALAMAMSVPAGVMVLPEKNIDVREMILVMTYAVVVFSILVQGASIVPLINKSKSYYS
- a CDS encoding ABC transporter substrate-binding protein — encoded protein: MLLLFLLLTILQINKLHANTYTVYSINAPPLTMLNPRQAGIVGDVVIEAFSRLGHKVSLQEVPWKRAQRITSEGENLFIMPLALLPSRENHFTWVAYIMDLERSFATTHLRIDSYQQAKEQLNKIGVGQGSAQTQILQDKLFDNNQIVELKIGSASARMLQLGRVDAWFNGTPETIWYWNQQFPKQALIIGDSVATNLLFLAASKNSDPELVQQISIQIQQLHDEGFVEKTKQHYLTP